The Impatiens glandulifera chromosome 8, dImpGla2.1, whole genome shotgun sequence genome includes a window with the following:
- the LOC124913147 gene encoding agamous-like MADS-box protein AGL62: protein MENVPSNSRAKKRSKGRQRIPMDRRREREEDRQVTFSKRRSGLYKKVSELSIVCAIDFIVMILSASGKLFSFASPNMEFIAMKLLDNKKFESNMVTNFPMEASFRVNLARLTSQLVEVMNLLNKEKEREKQIDKMVRARKIKSIIDTPVSNLNEGDAQMLED from the coding sequence ATGGAAAACGTCCCTAGCAACTCTAGAGCAAAGAAGCGTTCAAAAGGCCGTCAGAGAATTCCCATGGACCGACGTCGGGAGAGGGAAGAAGATCGACAAGTCACTTTCTCCAAACGCCGCAGTGGATTGTACAAAAAGGTCAGCGAATTGAGCATCGTTTGTGCTATCGATTTTATTGTCATGATCTTATCTGCATCAGGGAAGCTCTTCTCTTTTGCTTCTCCGAACATGGAGTTTATTGCAATGAAACTACTTGATAACAAGAAATTCGAGAGCAACATGGTAACCAATTTTCCTATGGAGGCATCATTTAGAGTAAATCTGGCTAGACTAACTAGCCAACTTGTTGAGGTGATGAATCTTTTGAATAaggagaaagaaagagaaaaacaaataGATAAAATGGTTAGAGCAcgtaaaataaaatcaattattgatACTCCTGTTTCGAATCTCAATGAGGGTGATGCTCAAATGTTAGAGGATTGA